One Candidatus Cloacimonadota bacterium DNA segment encodes these proteins:
- a CDS encoding PLP-dependent aminotransferase family protein: MNYTNSFSRVTREMRSSLIRELVASTKNIEGLISFAGGFPSPLTFPEKQLSEIFREVVANEGRDVLQYGASEGDALLKKELIKWEGYDIDPDEMLITVGATNALYYYGRALTEPGDVILCEGPSFLGSLVAFDALEVDCKAIPFDEDGIIMAELEKQVSELRAQGKRIKFFYIIPDFQNPGGISYSLERRRELIRFCIENEIPIVEDNPYSRLRYSGEPLPTFYRLAHEEFNRSNIVTEIQSFSKILGPGMRIASVKGDKALIERMVSWQQKVNITPDCVSQRVVARFLERGLMDPHIESIKKFYAPYLNKMLEELEKNMPSTVKWTKPEGGIFLWLTLPENINADELFKEAAKNKVSFIPGSKFYPPGQERYNTLRLNFSFATPEQIETGIKRLAELLS, translated from the coding sequence ATGAATTACACGAATTCATTTTCCCGTGTGACCCGCGAGATGAGGTCATCCTTGATACGCGAATTGGTCGCGTCCACAAAAAATATCGAGGGGCTAATCTCGTTCGCGGGTGGCTTTCCCTCACCGCTCACATTCCCCGAAAAACAGCTTTCCGAGATTTTCCGCGAAGTTGTGGCCAACGAAGGTCGCGACGTTTTGCAATATGGCGCCAGCGAAGGCGACGCGCTCTTGAAAAAAGAGCTGATAAAATGGGAAGGCTACGACATTGACCCCGACGAAATGTTGATTACCGTGGGCGCCACAAACGCGCTCTATTACTATGGAAGAGCGCTCACCGAACCCGGCGACGTAATCCTGTGTGAAGGTCCCTCATTTTTGGGCTCGCTGGTGGCTTTTGACGCGCTGGAAGTGGATTGCAAAGCCATTCCCTTCGACGAAGACGGCATCATCATGGCAGAGCTGGAAAAACAGGTTTCCGAGCTGCGCGCCCAGGGAAAACGGATTAAATTCTTCTACATCATTCCGGATTTCCAAAACCCCGGCGGAATCTCCTACAGCCTCGAGCGTCGGCGCGAGTTAATCCGCTTTTGCATCGAAAACGAAATCCCCATCGTGGAAGACAATCCCTATTCCCGTCTGCGCTACAGCGGCGAACCACTTCCCACCTTCTATCGCCTTGCCCATGAAGAGTTTAACCGCTCCAACATCGTCACCGAAATCCAGTCTTTTTCCAAAATCCTGGGTCCGGGAATGCGCATCGCGTCTGTGAAGGGCGACAAAGCTCTTATCGAACGCATGGTTTCCTGGCAGCAAAAGGTGAACATCACCCCGGATTGCGTGTCCCAGCGGGTTGTGGCGCGTTTCCTTGAGCGCGGCCTCATGGACCCACACATCGAAAGCATCAAGAAATTCTATGCACCCTACCTGAACAAAATGCTGGAAGAACTCGAGAAAAATATGCCTTCAACCGTGAAGTGGACCAAGCCCGAGGGTGGAATTTTCCTCTGGCTCACCCTGCCTGAAAACATCAACGCGGACGAGCTGTTCAAAGAAGCCGCCAAAAACAAGGTTTCCTTCATCCCCGGTTCAAAATTCTATCCCCCCGGACAGGAACGCTATAACACTTTGAGGCTGAACTTTAGCTTCGCCACACCCGAACAGATTGAAACAGGAATCAAGCGCCTGGCGGAGCTGTTATCCTGA